The following proteins come from a genomic window of Methanosarcina sp. MTP4:
- a CDS encoding GNAT family N-acetyltransferase, with product MMCEESKIPLNIRPETPSDYPGISEVNDLAFWQPAEGKLVEKLRQNPKFVPELSLVAEIDGKIVGHILFLPVVVKSGAGNEEYEEYKEYETISLAPVSVRPEFQKQGIGSRLIKEGLETCKKLGYGSVIVLGHPEYYSSFGFEPASKWGIKDPFGAPEEAFMALELKEGALEGISGVVEYPEEFSDV from the coding sequence ATGATGTGTGAGGAATCCAAAATCCCCCTTAATATCCGCCCCGAAACTCCCTCCGACTACCCCGGCATAAGCGAAGTTAACGACCTCGCTTTCTGGCAGCCTGCTGAAGGAAAGCTTGTAGAAAAGCTCAGGCAAAACCCGAAGTTCGTCCCCGAACTTTCCCTTGTAGCCGAAATTGACGGTAAAATCGTGGGTCACATACTCTTTTTACCGGTTGTCGTCAAATCCGGGGCAGGAAACGAAGAATACGAGGAATACAAGGAATACGAAACTATTTCCCTTGCCCCGGTATCTGTCAGACCAGAGTTCCAGAAGCAGGGCATCGGAAGCAGGCTCATAAAAGAAGGGCTGGAAACCTGCAAAAAGCTTGGGTACGGTTCAGTAATTGTCCTCGGGCATCCGGAGTATTATTCGAGTTTCGGGTTTGAGCCGGCTAGCAAATGGGGAATCAAAGATCCTTTCGGGGCACCTGAGGAAGCTTTCATGGCGTTGGAATTGAAGGAAGGGGCGCTTGAAGGGATAAGCGGGGTTGTGGAGTATCCTGAAGAGTTCAGTGACGTATGA
- a CDS encoding flavodoxin family protein → MKVLGLMGSPRGNGNTATLVNAVLEGAAENGAETKVYHLAKMDLKACSGCMSCRADGKCVIDDDMQELYEEVCSSDALVIGSPIYMWEITTQTKAFVDRLIALTCWQPCAKPEFAPLIKLNTKLVLAYTYGNPNPNNFNQYFKYMEGLFSYLGFDVQESIWASGTIDLDDILHQPDVLENAKEIGKKL, encoded by the coding sequence ATGAAAGTACTCGGATTGATGGGAAGTCCGCGTGGTAATGGAAACACCGCCACCCTCGTGAATGCTGTTCTTGAAGGTGCCGCCGAAAACGGGGCAGAGACAAAAGTCTACCACCTTGCTAAAATGGACCTGAAAGCCTGCAGTGGCTGCATGTCCTGCAGGGCTGATGGAAAATGCGTTATTGACGACGATATGCAGGAACTCTACGAGGAAGTCTGTTCCTCCGATGCCCTGGTTATAGGTTCTCCTATCTATATGTGGGAAATCACAACCCAGACAAAAGCATTTGTCGACCGCTTGATAGCTCTGACCTGCTGGCAGCCCTGTGCAAAGCCCGAATTTGCCCCGCTTATAAAACTAAATACAAAACTCGTCCTCGCCTACACCTACGGGAACCCTAACCCGAACAACTTCAACCAGTACTTCAAGTACATGGAAGGGCTCTTCAGTTACCTGGGTTTCGATGTTCAGGAAAGCATCTGGGCTTCCGGAACAATAGACCTCGATGATATCCTCCATCAGCCTGATGTGCTCGAAAATGCAAAAGAAATCGGGAAAAAACTCTAA
- a CDS encoding flavodoxin family protein, with the protein MKVLGLVGSPREGANTEKLVNAILEGAVENGAETKTYNLSKLDINPCKGCMTCKIEGKCVIDDDMQELYDEVQAADAIVLGSPLYMWEITAQTKLFVDRLVAFIKPDFSTRLNMPKKFVLAYTQGNPDATTFKPYFDYMEGLFSFMQFDVQGSIVAAGTREKDDILAQEAVLARAKEMGKNL; encoded by the coding sequence ATGAAAGTCTTAGGATTAGTCGGAAGCCCTCGCGAAGGGGCTAATACGGAAAAGCTTGTAAATGCAATTCTGGAAGGTGCTGTGGAAAACGGTGCCGAGACAAAAACCTATAACCTCTCCAAACTTGACATCAACCCTTGCAAGGGCTGCATGACCTGCAAAATCGAGGGAAAGTGCGTAATTGACGACGATATGCAGGAACTCTATGATGAAGTCCAGGCGGCTGATGCAATTGTGCTCGGGTCCCCTCTCTACATGTGGGAAATCACCGCCCAGACCAAACTTTTCGTGGACCGCCTCGTCGCCTTCATCAAACCGGACTTCTCAACTCGCCTTAACATGCCAAAGAAGTTCGTCCTTGCCTACACCCAGGGAAACCCTGATGCGACCACCTTCAAACCGTACTTCGATTACATGGAAGGCCTTTTCTCCTTCATGCAGTTCGACGTCCAGGGCAGCATCGTTGCAGCCGGGACCCGCGAAAAAGATGATATCCTCGCACAGGAAGCCGTCCTTGCCAGAGCAAAGGAAATGGGCAAGAACCTGTAA
- a CDS encoding flavodoxin family protein, with amino-acid sequence MLHYLYCLLTEGGFNIKVIGLVGSPNVDGNTARLVNEILAGAAEYGAETKMYNLAALDIKGCDSCCRCQESGKCAIEDDMQILYEEIRTSDAVVLGSPVYMWQMSGQTKIFVDRLMAFLRPDFSSRIEGKKLILAFTQGNSNRDAFCSYFEYTAGLLYFLGFDVLDTVVAAGTDRSKISNRPEVLKRAREGGRKLVPSLTVAFAAANLGAQNA; translated from the coding sequence TTGTTACATTATTTGTACTGTTTGCTTACTGAAGGGGGGTTTAACATTAAGGTTATCGGATTGGTAGGTAGTCCTAACGTTGACGGAAATACTGCAAGGCTTGTGAACGAAATTCTTGCCGGAGCCGCAGAATATGGTGCAGAGACAAAGATGTACAACCTGGCAGCTCTGGACATAAAAGGCTGTGATTCTTGCTGCAGGTGCCAGGAGAGCGGTAAATGTGCAATTGAAGACGACATGCAAATTCTTTACGAGGAAATCCGCACTTCTGATGCGGTGGTCCTGGGTTCTCCTGTCTATATGTGGCAGATGAGCGGCCAGACCAAAATCTTTGTTGACCGCCTGATGGCCTTTCTAAGGCCGGACTTTTCAAGCCGGATTGAAGGGAAAAAGCTTATTCTTGCCTTTACCCAGGGCAACTCCAACAGGGATGCTTTCTGTTCTTACTTTGAATATACAGCAGGGCTTCTCTATTTCCTCGGATTTGATGTCCTGGATACGGTCGTTGCGGCAGGCACTGACAGATCCAAAATTTCAAACAGGCCAGAAGTGCTGAAAAGGGCAAGAGAGGGTGGGAGAAAACTGGTTCCTTCCCTGACAGTGGCTTTTGCGGCAGCCAACCTCGGTGCCCAGAACGCCTGA